GTCGCCATGTCGGTCTGGGCCACGCCCATCATGGCCGCCGCCTCGCCCACGTTGCTCGCGGCCTGGCGTACGGCGGCCGCGTCGCCGCGCAACTGGCCGCTGATAGCCTCTTCGAAGGGATTGGAAAAGGTGGCCGCCCGGACGGGTTCCCCTAGGACCAGGCTGCGCAGGTTCCGGCCCACGGTCGAAGAGCCGAACAACTGATTGGTCAGCATATCCTGCTGCAACAACTGCAACGAGTAGTCGTAGATAAAACTTTTCTCGATGTCGGTCAGGGCCATGCCGTCTCCCGGTGGTTGCAATGCACCGTATGCGTTATCGGCAGCCCCGCCTGAATCTTTAGGGTCGATAAACGACGCCCGCAGCCCAAATGTCGCGGGGAACAAAAAAGGGCCGGCGCGCGCCGGCCCATGGAGAAAGGAGGCCCCCTTAAAAGGGATTTATTGAACGAACTCGGCCATCTTGGCGAAGACCGGGTGACCGCTGTCGTAGCGCTCGACGATAAGCACGTCCTCCAGCTTGTCCACCTGCTTGATCATCTGGTCCAGGCGGTCGTCCGCGTTCACCAGAAGCCATATCTTGCTGGTTCCGCCCCCGTTGACCGGCATGCAGGCGATGCCTTCGACATTGTAGGCCCGGCGCGCGAACAGGCCGCAAATGTGGGACATGACGCCGGGGTGGTTGTTCACGGACAACTCGATGACGGTCTGTTTACACATGAATCTCACCTCCGATCATTTGGGAATTGGCCGCCCCTGGGGCCACCATGGGATAGACGGGCTCGTCCGGACCAACGGGCACGTGGATGAGCGCCGGACCGGGCTCGGCCAGGGCCTGGGCCAGAGTCGCCTCCGGATCTTCGCAATTGCCCAGGTCATAGGCCCTAATCCCAAAGCCTTCGGCAATTTTCAAGAAGTCCACGCACTTGCAATAGCCAGACGCCACATACCGCTTGCCGTAGAAAAGGTCCTGCTGCTGACGGACCAGCCCCAGCACGTTATTGTTGGTCAGGATAATCTTGATCGGGATGTCGTATTCGGCGGCCGTGGCCAAATCTTGGATATTCATCATCAGGGAACCGTCGCCGGAAAAGCACAAGACCGGATTGTCCGGGGCGGCCAGGGCCGCGCCCAGAGCGGCGGGCATGCCGAAGCCCATGGTCCCCAAGCCGCCTGAAGTCAACCAGTGCCGAGGCTGCGTGAAGGGATAAACTTGAGCGGTACGCATCTGGTGCTGGCCCACGTCGGTACAGACGATGGCCTGGTCCCCGGTCAGTTCGGCGGCCTTGAGAATGACGCCGTAAGCCGAAGTCGGATCGTCCGCTCCGGGCACAAGCATGGGGTGCGCCATCTTCAGGGCCGCGACACGACTCTTCCACCCGGCCCGGTCCTTGCGCTCGATATGCGGCAGGATCGCCTCGAACACATCGGCCACGTCGCCCCGGACCGTGGCGTGGGCGGTCTTGATTTTGTCCAGCTCGCTCGGGTCGATGTCCATATGGATGATCTTGGCCTGGGGACAGAACTCCGAGACCTTGCCCGTGGCCCGGTCGTCGAAACGCACGCCCACGGCGATGAGCAGGTCGCATTCCTCCAGCGCCAGATTGGTATAGCGCGCCGCGTGCATGCCGAGCATGCCAAGGTTGAGGGGGTGGCCCGTGGGAATGGAGCCCAACCCCATGAGAGTCATGACCGCGGGAATGGAGCCCTTCTCGGCCATGGCCACAGCCTGACGCGTGGAATCGGACTGGATCACGCCCCCCCCCAGATAGAGGATGGGCCGCTTGGCCCGGTTGATCATGGTCGCCGCGTGCTCGATTTCGCCGTGGAACAGCTCGGGAGTGACATCCGGGACGCCTGGCTCGGGCCATTCGTCAAACTCCACTTCAGCCATCTGCACATCCTTGGGCACGTCAATGACCACCGGCCCGGGACGGCCGCTTGCCGCGATGCGGAAGGCGTCCGGGATGACTTGAAGCAGGTCCTCGGCGGACCGGACCAGGAAATTGTGCTTGGTGATGGGCACGGACAGGCCGTAGGTGTCCACCTCCTGGAAGGCGTCGGTGCCGATCATCGAGAGGGGCACCTGGCCGGTGATGCAGATGATCGGAATGGAGTCGAGCTTGGCATCGGCGATGGCGGTCAGGGTGTTCGTCGCGCCCGGCCCGGAGGTGGCGAAGAAAACCGCGGGCTTGCCCGAAACCCGGGCCATCCCCTGGGCGATGAACCCGGCACCCTGTTCATGCCGGGTCAGAATGTGTTTGATGTTGTCGTTCTTTCCCATGGCGTCGTAAAGCGGCAGATTCGCCCCGCCCGGGATGCCGGCAATGGTCCGCACACCTTGCCGCTCCAGCAATTTGATGATGACTTCCGCACCTGACATTTTCATTAGAACCTCCTGTGAGCCCCGCATCCGGTGGGAATAAAAGAAAAACCCCCACCGGTTCGCACCGACGGGGGTTATGGAATTCGAGTGTACCTATCCCGCTATGGCGCGTCCCTATGAACACCACCTACTACTACGTCCACAACGACGCATACGCTGGCCACGGATAGGCTGGCGGGAATGATGGAGATGGTATTGGTAACGCGCAACATGGAAAGTTCCTTTTGTACTTACAGATTTTGGTTAGTCCTGCCAAAACGAAAGGTCAAGCACTTTCTCCAAAGAAACTTGCCTTCCCGCACACCGCCGCATATTGTGCCCCGAAATAAAATAGGAGCTCAACATGCGCATACTCTTGATCCTGGCCCATCCCGATCCAGACAGCTTCAACCACGCCCTGGCGGCTGAGGCGAAAAAGACTCTTGAGGGCAACGGCCACGAGACGATCTTCCACGACCTCTGCGCCGAGAGCTTCGATCCCCTGCTCCCCGCCGGGGAAATTCCGCGCGGAGCCGTGCTTCCGGAAACCCTGGCCCGCCATTGCGAAGAGGCGGCCCGGGCGGACGGCATCATCGTTGTTCATCCCAATTGGTGGGGCATGCCCCCAGCCGTCCTGACCGGTTGGGTGGACCGAGTCATGCGGCCCGGCACGGCCTACGAATTCGTGGGAGAAGACGGTGAAGAGGGCGTGCCCACCGGCCTGCTCAAGGCGGACCGGGCCATCGTCTTCAACACCTCGAACACCGAGGGGGGACGCGAGGACAGTATCTTCGGCGACCCCCTGGAGCGCATCTGGAAAGACTGCGTCTTCGGCCTATGTGGGGTGACGGACGTGACCCGGCGCGTATTCCGCACCATCTGCACTTCCACCCTGGAGGAGCGGCGCGGCTGGCTGGACGAGGCGGCCCGAATCGTGGCCGAGACCTTCCCGCCCGAAGCGTAATCGCCCCGGTCTAGAGCCGATCCACGACGAGCCACAGGGCAGCGGCCCCGACAAACATCCTGACCACGTGGCCGACATTGAAATGATACCCCCAGTTGATGGAGAACATGAGCACCACGGCGGCAATAAAACCGACCAGGATGCATTTCCGCCAAATATTCAACCGCAACAGATTCATGCATACCTCGAAAAGGGGTTGCGACGCGTCGCAACCCCTTTGTTGTTGTTATTGGGCAGCCCTATTTCTTGGCGGGCTTGCCTTTGGCCGCCTTTCCAGCGGCGGGTTTCTTGTCGTCATTATCCTTGCCGAAGGCGGCCAGCTTGTCGGCCAGGCCGCGCAGCTTGTCGTCCACCAGCTTGTTGATGGTCTTGGCCGGATAGGTGCCGTCCGCTTTGCGCACGCCCGCCTTCATGCCAGTCAGGATCTCGATGCCTTCGTCGATGGTCTTCACGGCCCAGATGTGGAACCTGCCCGCCTTGACCGCCTCGACGACCTCGTCGCGAAGCATCAGATCCTTGACGTTGGGGTATGGAATCATGACGCCCTGCTTGCCGTTCAGGCCAGCATGCTTGCAGCACAAGAAGAATCCCTCGATCTTCTGGTTCACCCCGCCGATGGGCTGGACCTCTCCGTACTGGTTCACGGAGCCGGTGACCGCGACATATTGGCGGATGGGCACCCCGGACAGGCTCGACAACAGGGCATAAAGCTCCGTGGACGAGGCCGAATCGCCGTCGATGCCGCCGTAGGATTGCTCGAAGGCGATGCTGGCCGCCAGGGACAAGGGCTTGTCCTGGGCGAACCGGCTGCGCAGGAAGCCGGACAGGATGAGCATGCCCTTGTTGTGCGTGGGGCCGGACATGTCCGCTTCGCGCTCGATGTTGATGATCCCTTCCTTGCCCAACGACGTAACCGCCGTGATTCTTGAAGGCTTGCCGAACATGTAGTCACCCAGGGAATATACGGCCAAGCCGTTGACCTGGCCCGCGACCTCGCCGTCCGTGTCCACGAACAAACTGCCCCGGTCGATCATCTCCTGGATGCGCTCCTCCACCTGGTTGGAGCGGTATATCTTGGCCTCGATGGCCTCCTTGACATGCTCGCCGGAGACGACCTCGGCTCCGGACAGGCCCGCGAAATAGTCGGCCTCGCTCAAGAGGTCGCCCAAGCCGGGGAAGGCCGTGGTGATTTTCTCCTGACGGCCCGCCCAACGGACGCCCTCCTCCAGGATGGCGGCCACTCCGCTGCGGTCGAAAGGCTTGAGCCCGTCGCGCTCCACCTCGCTTCGCACGAACCGGGCCACCTGAAGCACCGAGTCGTCGGTCACATCCATACTCGACTCGTAGTCGGCCCGGACCTTGAATATCTTGGGCACATCCTCGTCATAGTTGCGCAGCAGCGCGTAAAGATACGGGCTGCCGAGAACCACGACCTTGACGGCCATGTCGATGGGTTCGGGCTTGAGGCCCGTGGCGCTGATGAAATAGTACGGATCGAAGGTCTCGATCTCGATCTTCTCGGTCTTCAAGGCCCGCTTCAGCGTCTGCCAAACCCCCGGTTCCATGATGGCGTCCATGAGGTTGATGACCAGGTAGCCGCCATTGGCCTTGACGAAGGAGCCCGCCTTGATCTTGGTGTAGTCCGTGTGCCAGCCGCCCATGCGGTCCATAACCCGCTCGATGGAGCCGAACAGATTGCGGTAGGTGGGATAGGACTCCACAATGACCGGCGGCCCCTGGGTATCCGCATTGTCCACCAGGAGGTTGACCTGGTACGGCTGGAAGACGATTTCGGGCGAGGGGCCTGCCATCATCATGCCCGGAATCGGGCCGGGCTGGCCCGGGCCGCCCAGCGACTTGATGGCGTCCAGGTCCTCGACCATGTTATCGAGCACGGAATCCAGGTACTTGGAGATTCTTTCGTCGGCATAGGCCTCGCGCACCGGCTTGAGGAACTCCTGGGCCTGGGCCAGAAACATGAGCCGGTCCACCTCGCGGTGCTTTTCGCCGACCTCCTTTTGCAGTTCCTTGAGCTCCTGGACAATATGGTCGATCTCCTCCTTGAGCTCCAGCCGCTTGTCGCGCAGCCGCTCATACTCGTCGCGGGGAAAACGGCCTTTGTCCACCAGTTCCTCAAGCTCGATCATGCGCTTGGGTTCACCGTCCACCAACGGGACCACGTCGGGCCGCTGGATGGGGCCCATCTGCATGCGCACCACTACCAGCCCGGTGTCCTTGACCCGGTCTTCAATGGCCTTGTAGAAGCCCATGACCTTTTTTTCATGGGCCTCGGCGATCTCGTTCTTGCGGGCGATGTATTCCTCGCTCTCGAAAAGCTGCGGAACCTCGCGTTTGATGTCGTCCAGGAACTTCTGCATGTCCTTCTTGAAACGGTCGCCCTGCCCCGGCTCGAAGCGAAGCATGATGGGCGCCTCCGGGTGCTTGAAGTTGTTCACGTAACACAGGTCGTTGGGAGTCGCGCGGCCATCGCCCATCTCGGCAAGGAGCTTGCGCACCGTGGACAACCGCCCCAGCCCAGGCTGGCCCGTGACGAAAATATTGTATCCTTTCTTGCCCATGCCCATGCCGAAGCGGAAAGCCTCCACGCCTCGCTTCTGGCCGATGATATCCTTCTGGGGCTCCAGATCATCCGTCGTGTTCATAGGCAGTTGATCGGGACCCGGAGTCCACTTGAGCTTCTCGACGGGCACTTCGAACGTAGTGTTTTTCTTGGTCATGAATCCGTCTCCGTAGGTTATTTCCGGGAAATTGCGATTCGTTGTCCGGACGGGGTCGCACATTTGGGCAACCTGATCACCAACACGCCGTCATCGAACTCGGCCCTGACGGCGTCGGTCTCGATACGGCACGGAAGCCGAAGTTCCTTATGGAAGCTGCGGGTGCTTCGATGTCCGGGGCCGGACTCGCGGGTCTCCGCGATGATGGAAAGCTGTCGTTCCATCACCGTGACATGCACATCGTCCGGGTCCATGTTGCCCAATTCGAGCCGAACCACCAGAGTCTCGCCCTCTTCTTCAAGAGTGAGATCACCCGTCATGCGGCAAAACATGGACGGCAGATTGAAGTCGGCGCACAGATCATCGAAAAGCCGGTCCACGTCGCTGCGCATGCGCGTGATTTCGTTGCGGCTCCATCGTTTCAAATCAGCCATTGACGCTAACCCTCCTTTGCGAATCGCTCGTCAACGCAAATCCTGGAACTTTGCAATACCGTTCCACGGTACATCACACGCGGCAAAAAAAACAAGGGCCTGACGATGGTTCGTCAAGCCCCATTAACGACGGAATGAAATCCGCTCGCTAAAGGCTGCGAAAAAGGTTGGACACGGCCAGAATGACAAACCCCGCGGAGACGAGCCAAAAGGGCCGGATCAAGTTTTCCAGGATCGGGATGGACATGACGTCGAGCTGGATCAGTATGCCGAGAAGGCCGACAATCACGCCGACGATCCAGGTGAGCAATTGCGGTGCGCTGAGATTCATGGGGAAAAGCTCCAGTGATTGAAACAAGAAGATGAGGTTAAATTATTTGAAATCATTGACGAAATATTCAGCTTCTTCAAAAGGAAGCGGCCGTGAATACAGATAGCCCTGACCGTAATCGCATTGCAGTGAATAAAGCAAGTCCCTTTGCCGCTCCGTCTCGATGCCCTCGGCCACGACCCGCAGCCGCAGGGAGTGGGCCATATTCACGATGGCCCGGATGATCTCGATGTTCTCCGGGGTGGATTCCATGCGCTGGACGAAGCTCAGGTCAATCTTGAGCTGGTCCGTCGGGAACCGCTGCAAATAACTCATGGATGAATACCCGGTGCCAAAGTCGTCGATGGACAGCAGGATGCCGAGGCTCTTCAATGACTTGAGTTGATTGACCGACTTCATCGCATCAAGCATGACCACGGTCTCGGTGATTTCGAGCTTAAGCCTGTCGGGCCGCAGCCCGGACCGTTTCAAGATGCGCTCCACGTCGTCCGACAACGTGCTCTCGGCGAACTGCTTGGCCGAGATGTTCACGGCAATGGTCAAACTTTCCGTCGCCGGATACTTGACGGTCCACGACTGCATGGCCGTGCATGCCTCTTCCAGGATCTGGGAACCGAGGACCACGATCTGCCCGGTCTCCTCGGCCACGGGGATGAATTCTCCGGGACCGACCACCCCTCGCTCGGGGTGGTTCCAGCGAGCCAGGGCCTCGAACCCGTACAGGCTGCCGTAGGCCAGGTTGACGATGGGCTGGTAATGGGCCGAGAACTCTCGGGCCTCCAGGGCGCGGTTAAGGGCGTTCTCCATGGCCAGGACGTTAATCAACCCCTCGCGCATGCGTTTATCATAGGCGGTAATCCGATTCTTGCCCTCCTCCTTGGCCGCATTCATGGCCACCTGGGCATTGTGCACGATCTCTTCGGCGTCGAGAGCCGCGTCGGATCCGATGTCGTAGCCGATGCTGGCGGACAGGGAGAAGGGAATGCCCTCCACGTCCACCGGTTGCTTGAAGGAATCGAAGACCTTGCGGATGACGGTTCGGACCTCGCTCCGCCTGGGGATATCCTCAAGGAGCACGCCGAATTCGTCGCTGCCGAACCGGGCCACGGTGTCGATGGAGCGGACCGTTTGCTGAAGCTTGACCCCGAGGCGGATCATGAGCTTGTCGCCGACGCTGTGCCCGTAGTGGTCGTTGACCGCCTGGAAACGGTCCATGTTGATGAAGAGGACCGCGAAATGTTCGCCGGTACGCGAGCACCGCTCGGCCGCCCGATTAAGCCGCTCCAGAAAGAGCGCCCGGTTGGGCAGGCCGGTCAGGGGATCATGGATGGCGCTGTGCTTGAGTTTGCTCTCAATAAGCTTGCGGCCGGTAATGTCGCGCATACTCAGCCGAAGGCCCAGGGGCTCGCCATTGTCGGAAAAAATGGAATGCCGGACCAGACTCAGCCATTTGGTCTTGGCGTTGACATCGCTGATGCGGAAGTCGAGGCTCTCCTCGTCGCCCACGGTGTCGTCGCGCATGAACTGGATCCACTTATTCAGATCCTCGCGATGCACGATGCGCTGCATCAGATCCGGATCGTCGAGAAACCGCTGGGGCGGATACCCGCTGATCCGTTCACAGGACGGCGAGATGTAGCGAAGCCTACCGTCCGGGCCGATCCAGCTCTCCCAGTCGTAATTGTAGTCCGCGACCAGCCGGTAGCGCTGCTCGGACTGGGCCAGGGCCGCGCGGGAGGCTTCGAGTTCCGCCACCGTGGTCTCAAGCCGCCGGGAGGTCTCCATGAGGGAGCGCTTGTTCCGGTGCATTTCGGCGAATATGTTGGTCTTGCCGCGCAGGATCTCCGGCTCCACCGGCTTGAACAGATAGTCCACCGCGCCCAATTCGTAGCCGCGGAAGACGTGTCGCTGCTCCTTGCTGATGGCAGTGATGAAGATGATCGGGATGTTCCGGGAGGCTTCTGAACTCCGCAGTCTTTCAGCCAGTTCAAAGCCGTCCATGCCGGGCATCATCACATCCAGCAAGGCCACGGCGAAATCGTGGTCCGGGAGCATCTTGAGCGCCTCCGCCCCGGATGTGGCCATCAACAGATTGAGGTCCTGCCCACGCAGAATGCCCTCCACCAATTTGAGGTTGATCCGTTCATCGTCCACCACGAGAACATCTACTCTCTCATTCATTTCAATTCCTTATTCAACACGAAGCGGCTTATACACCCTTCTTCCGAGGGAATCATATCCCGGACTTCTCCGAAATGATGTTATAAAATGTGTGATTGAAAAACCATTTTATTGGAATCGTTGGCTCTTTGCGTTATACTTCGGCGCGGTTCGACATGCCGGAAACAGCACTTGCACAGATTGTTTTCCGCTACACAGATAGGAGAATCTTATGTCCGACAAATTGAAACAATTCAAGCAAACCCTTGACGAACACCACCAGTGGCCATGTCCCTATGTCTACAAGTTCATCGTCCCGGCCGAAAGCCTCGACCGATTCAAGCAGGTGTTCGCTGCGGAAAAACTGGAATACCGGCAATCCAGGACCGGGAAATATACCAGTGTGACAATAACTTCGACAATGTGTTCCGCCGACGAGGTCATGGCCGTTTATGAAAAGGCGGCCCAAGTCCCGGGAGTCATGTCCCTTTAATTGACTCTCAAACCTTTACAGCCGCGACGCAGAGACTTACTGTACACAAATGTTATCGTATCACACTTGTTACACCTGTTCATATAAACTCAGCTATTTCCGGAGATAATATGTGGGAATACACCGACAAAGTTAAGGATCATTTCCTGAATCCCCGCAACGCGGGCACCATTGAGGACGCGGACGGGATCGGCGAAGTGGGCTCCCTGGCCTGCGGCGACGCCCTGACCCTATACATCAAGGTCGGCGACGACGGCAGGATCACCGACGCCAAATTCCAGACCTTCGGCTGCGCCAGCGCCATTGCGTCCAGTTCCGCCCTGACCGAGCTGATCATCGGCAAGACCGTGGAGGAAGCGGAAAAAATTACCAACAAGGACATCGCTCAATATCTGGGCGGCCTGCCGCGCGAGAAGATGCACTGCTCCGTCATGGGCCAGGAGGCCCTGGAACAGGCCATCAAGAATATGCGCGGCGAAGCCCCGTCCAAGGCGGAGCATTCCCATGAAGGCGAACTCATCTGCGAATGCTTCGGCGTCTTCGATGAGGAGATTCTCCAGGCCATCAAGGAAAACGATCTCAAGACCGTGGAGGACGTGACCAACTTCACCAAGGCCGGCGGGGGCTGCGGCAAATGCATCCCGGACATCGAACGGCTTCTGGCCGAGGCCCGCGGCGAGGGCGTTTGCCCCGCGCCGTCGGCGGAGCCCGCCTTCCCGGCCCAGGGCATGACCAACATCCAGCGCATGCACCTCATCGAGCGGGTCATCGACGAGGATGTCCGGCCCAAGCTCAAGGCGGACGGCGGCAACATCGAACTGGTGGACATCGACCGCGACATCGTGGTGATCCGCTTCCTGGGCATGTGCTCGGGCTGCCCGTCCAGCCGGGCGACCCTCGAAGGACTGGTGGAAACCGCCCTCAGGGAAAAGGTCGATCCCGGCCTGAAGGTACGGGAGGGGTAAGACATGAAAACCATCTATCTCGACAACAACGCCACCACCCAGGTGGATCCGGCAGTGTTCGAGGCCATGCGGCCTTATTTCACCGAATTGTACGGCAACCCCTCCTCCATGCACCGCTTCGGCGGCCAAGTGGGGGTGACGTTGAAGGAAGCCCGCGCCTCGGTGGCCTCCCTGCTCGGCTGCGAGCCCGAGGAGATCATCTTCACCTCCTGCGGGTCCGAATCCGACAACACGGCCATCCGATCGGCCCTGAACGCCCGGCCCGACCGGCGACACATCATCACCACCGCCGTGGAGCACCCGGCCATCCTGAGCCTGTGCAAATACCTGGAGAAAAAGGACGGTTACGAAGTCACCTACCTTTCCACCGATGAATACGGTCGTCTCGATCTCGAAGAATACAAGGCGGCCATCCGCCCGGACACGGCCATCATTTCGGTCATGTGGGCCAACAACGAGACCGGCAACATCTACCCCATCGAGGAAATGGCGAAGATCGCCAAGGAACACGACGTCATCTTCCACACCGACGCGGTTCAGGCCGTGGGCAAGGTGGACATCGACCTGTCGAAGATTCCGGTGGATATGCTCTCCCTGTCCGGCCATAAGCTGCACGCGCCCAAGGGCGTGGGCGCCCTGTTCGTGCGCAAGCGCCTGCCCTTCCGCCCGTTCCTCATCGGCGGGCACCAGGAGCGCAGCCGCCGCGCGGGCACCGAGAACACCACGGGCATCATCGCCCTGGGCAAGGCCTGCGAGCTGGCCCGTGAACACATGACCGAGGAAAACACCGAAGTGAAGCGGCTGCGCGACAAGTTGGAAAACGGCCTGCTCGCGTCCGTGCCGGACACCAAGCTCAACGGCGATCCGGAACACCGCCTGCCCAACACCACGAACATCTCCTTCGGCTACGTCGAGGGCGAAGCCATCCTGCTGATGATAGATCAGGTGGGCATCGCGGCCAGCTCCGGCTCGGCCTGCACTTCGGGCAGCCTTGAGCCGTCCCACGTGCTCCTGTCCATGGGCGTACCCTTCACCTTTGCCCACGGATCCATCCGATTCTCCCTGAGCCGGTTCAACACCGAGGAGGAGATCGACTTCGTGCTTGAGACCCTGCCGCCCATCATCGAAAACCTGCGCAAGCTCTCGCCGTTTTCGGCGGAAAAGCAGGCCCCGGCCTGCACCAAAAGCTTTACGGAGTAGCCATGAAGATCGCCGACAACATGACGGACCTCATCGGGCGCACCCCCTTGGTCCGCCTGAACCGGCTGACCGCCGGGCTCAAAGCCGAGGTGGTCGCCAAACTGGAATTCAACAACCCGTGCGGCTCGGTCAAGGACCGCATCGCCTGGAACATGGTCGAGACCGCCCTCAGGGACGGGACCATCGACGAAAACACGGTCCTGGTGGAGCCCACCTCCGGCAATACCGGCATCGGCCTGGCCTTCGTCTGCGCCGTCAAGGGGCTCAAGCTCATCCTGACCATGCCCGAATCCATGTCCATGGAGCGGCGCAAACTGCTCGGCGGCCTGGGCGCGGAACTGATCCTGACCCCGGCCGACGAAGGCATGAAGGGGGCCATCGAGCGGGCGCGGCGGATCGTCGAGGAGACGGACAACGCCTTCATGCCCATGCAGTTCGACAACCCGGCCAATCCCGAGGCCCACCGCCGGACCACGGGGCTGGAAATCTGGGAGGACACCGACGGCGAAGTGGACCTGTTCGTGGCCGGTGTGGGCACCGGCGGCACCTTGACCGGCGTGGCCGAAGTCCTCAAGGACAGGAAGCCCGGGGTCAAGGCCGTGGCCGTGGAACCCGACGCTTCCCCGGTCCTGTCCGGTGGCCAGCCCGGTCCCCACGCCATTCAGGGCATTGGCGCGGGCTTCGTGCCCAAAGCTCTGAACACGGAGATCATCGACGAGGTCGTCCGCATCACCAACGACGACGCCGTGGAGACCGCCAAGCGGCTCATGCGCGAGGAAGGCATCCTCTGCGGCATCTCGTCCGGGGCCAACTGCGCGGCGGCTCTCAAACTGGCCCGCCGCAAGGAAAACGCGGGCAAGATGATCGTGTTCATCGTCTGCGACACCGGTGAACGGTACCTGAGCACTCCACTCTTCAGCTAAAGGAGATTCCATGACCAGTGAAGACTACACGTTGGCGGATGTGGTCGCGCTCCTCGTGGAGTCCGGAGACAAAGGCCCTCGTTCGCACCGCAAGGCCAGCGAGGCGCCCATGCCCTCGGTGGAAATCCTGCGCGGGATCGTCGAGGACCTGCGTTGCGTCCTCTTCCCCGGCTATTTCGGCCCGTCCGAGATCACCCCGGACACCATGCCCTATTACATAGGCTCCACCCTGGACCAACTGGAACGCAAGCTCGCGGACCAGATCAACCGGGGCTATTGCTTCGTCTGCGACGCCACCACCACGGATCGGTGCAGCGACTGCGAGAAACGGGCCAAGGGCATCGCCAAGCGATTCATCACCAAGTTGCCCAAAATCCGGGAATACCTCCTGTCCGACGTGGAAGCGGCCTACGTGGGCGATCCCGCGGCCAAGACCCACGGGGAGACCATCTTCTGCTACCCCTCCATTCGGGCCCTGACCAACCACCGTATCGCCCACGAGCTGTACAAGCTCGGCGTGGACATCATCCCCCGGATCATCGGCGAGATGGCCCACTCGGACACGGGCATCGACATCCACCCGGGCGCGACCATCGGCAAGTCCTTCTTCATCGACCACGGCACCGGCACGGTCATTGGCGAGACCTGTATCATCGGCGACAACGTACGCGTGTACCAAGGCGTGACCCTGGGGGCCAAGAGCTTCCCCAAGGGCGATGACGAAATGCTCATCAAGGGCCTGCCTCGTCATCCCATCGTGGAGGACGACGTGATCATCTACGCCGGGGCGACCATCCTCGGACGCATCACCATCGGCCGGGAAGCGGTCGTCGGCGGCAACGTCTGGATCGTCCGCGACGTCCCGGCCGGGGCGCGAATCGTCCAGACCCGGGCCCTGGAACAATCCTTTGAGCACGGTTCCGGTATCTAATTTAAATAGAAAAAAACAAATAAAAAAGGAGGCATGGACATCCACGCCTCCTTTTTATTAATGTTTGACTTTAACTATTTCTCTAGTTCCCCGACCATGACCGCCACACTCTGCCCGG
The sequence above is drawn from the Desulfovibrio sp. Huiquan2017 genome and encodes:
- a CDS encoding EAL domain-containing protein, which translates into the protein MNERVDVLVVDDERINLKLVEGILRGQDLNLLMATSGAEALKMLPDHDFAVALLDVMMPGMDGFELAERLRSSEASRNIPIIFITAISKEQRHVFRGYELGAVDYLFKPVEPEILRGKTNIFAEMHRNKRSLMETSRRLETTVAELEASRAALAQSEQRYRLVADYNYDWESWIGPDGRLRYISPSCERISGYPPQRFLDDPDLMQRIVHREDLNKWIQFMRDDTVGDEESLDFRISDVNAKTKWLSLVRHSIFSDNGEPLGLRLSMRDITGRKLIESKLKHSAIHDPLTGLPNRALFLERLNRAAERCSRTGEHFAVLFINMDRFQAVNDHYGHSVGDKLMIRLGVKLQQTVRSIDTVARFGSDEFGVLLEDIPRRSEVRTVIRKVFDSFKQPVDVEGIPFSLSASIGYDIGSDAALDAEEIVHNAQVAMNAAKEEGKNRITAYDKRMREGLINVLAMENALNRALEAREFSAHYQPIVNLAYGSLYGFEALARWNHPERGVVGPGEFIPVAEETGQIVVLGSQILEEACTAMQSWTVKYPATESLTIAVNISAKQFAESTLSDDVERILKRSGLRPDRLKLEITETVVMLDAMKSVNQLKSLKSLGILLSIDDFGTGYSSMSYLQRFPTDQLKIDLSFVQRMESTPENIEIIRAIVNMAHSLRLRVVAEGIETERQRDLLYSLQCDYGQGYLYSRPLPFEEAEYFVNDFK
- a CDS encoding DUF493 domain-containing protein; translation: MSDKLKQFKQTLDEHHQWPCPYVYKFIVPAESLDRFKQVFAAEKLEYRQSRTGKYTSVTITSTMCSADEVMAVYEKAAQVPGVMSL
- the nifU gene encoding Fe-S cluster assembly protein NifU; translation: MWEYTDKVKDHFLNPRNAGTIEDADGIGEVGSLACGDALTLYIKVGDDGRITDAKFQTFGCASAIASSSALTELIIGKTVEEAEKITNKDIAQYLGGLPREKMHCSVMGQEALEQAIKNMRGEAPSKAEHSHEGELICECFGVFDEEILQAIKENDLKTVEDVTNFTKAGGGCGKCIPDIERLLAEARGEGVCPAPSAEPAFPAQGMTNIQRMHLIERVIDEDVRPKLKADGGNIELVDIDRDIVVIRFLGMCSGCPSSRATLEGLVETALREKVDPGLKVREG
- the nifS gene encoding cysteine desulfurase NifS yields the protein MKTIYLDNNATTQVDPAVFEAMRPYFTELYGNPSSMHRFGGQVGVTLKEARASVASLLGCEPEEIIFTSCGSESDNTAIRSALNARPDRRHIITTAVEHPAILSLCKYLEKKDGYEVTYLSTDEYGRLDLEEYKAAIRPDTAIISVMWANNETGNIYPIEEMAKIAKEHDVIFHTDAVQAVGKVDIDLSKIPVDMLSLSGHKLHAPKGVGALFVRKRLPFRPFLIGGHQERSRRAGTENTTGIIALGKACELAREHMTEENTEVKRLRDKLENGLLASVPDTKLNGDPEHRLPNTTNISFGYVEGEAILLMIDQVGIAASSGSACTSGSLEPSHVLLSMGVPFTFAHGSIRFSLSRFNTEEEIDFVLETLPPIIENLRKLSPFSAEKQAPACTKSFTE
- the cysK gene encoding cysteine synthase A; translated protein: MKIADNMTDLIGRTPLVRLNRLTAGLKAEVVAKLEFNNPCGSVKDRIAWNMVETALRDGTIDENTVLVEPTSGNTGIGLAFVCAVKGLKLILTMPESMSMERRKLLGGLGAELILTPADEGMKGAIERARRIVEETDNAFMPMQFDNPANPEAHRRTTGLEIWEDTDGEVDLFVAGVGTGGTLTGVAEVLKDRKPGVKAVAVEPDASPVLSGGQPGPHAIQGIGAGFVPKALNTEIIDEVVRITNDDAVETAKRLMREEGILCGISSGANCAAALKLARRKENAGKMIVFIVCDTGERYLSTPLFS
- the epsC gene encoding serine O-acetyltransferase EpsC, with the protein product MTSEDYTLADVVALLVESGDKGPRSHRKASEAPMPSVEILRGIVEDLRCVLFPGYFGPSEITPDTMPYYIGSTLDQLERKLADQINRGYCFVCDATTTDRCSDCEKRAKGIAKRFITKLPKIREYLLSDVEAAYVGDPAAKTHGETIFCYPSIRALTNHRIAHELYKLGVDIIPRIIGEMAHSDTGIDIHPGATIGKSFFIDHGTGTVIGETCIIGDNVRVYQGVTLGAKSFPKGDDEMLIKGLPRHPIVEDDVIIYAGATILGRITIGREAVVGGNVWIVRDVPAGARIVQTRALEQSFEHGSGI